One genomic region from Campylobacter concisus encodes:
- a CDS encoding TerB family tellurite resistance protein, whose protein sequence is MSGILFLLILGGAIFLLLKVQLSNNRRKQANVNEAKFLVSLLAKVAKSDGRVSELEARLITQVLDDLSQKVSGVSGVREYLKEVYNSQKENVDNAYETARNYKREFNLNYDTCVARLTFFLNLAYIDGEFNKSEQDVIRNIAYGFGIDKETLDEIIYKFDSFYGSRFGADRDEMSQENDAFEVLGLSKNASLDEVKARYKELVRQYHPDILMGRGESKEVIERSTKKLQEINEAYGRLKEKFGV, encoded by the coding sequence ATGTCTGGTATCTTATTTTTATTGATACTAGGTGGTGCTATATTTTTGCTGCTAAAGGTACAGTTAAGCAATAACCGCAGAAAACAAGCAAACGTAAATGAGGCCAAATTTTTAGTCTCACTCTTGGCAAAAGTGGCTAAGAGTGACGGTAGAGTTAGCGAGCTAGAGGCTAGGCTGATCACTCAAGTGCTTGATGATCTAAGCCAGAAAGTTAGCGGCGTTAGCGGCGTGCGTGAGTATCTAAAAGAGGTTTATAACAGCCAAAAAGAAAATGTAGATAACGCCTATGAAACCGCCAGAAACTACAAGCGCGAGTTTAATCTAAACTACGATACCTGCGTGGCTAGGCTCACTTTTTTTCTAAATTTAGCCTACATCGATGGAGAATTTAACAAAAGCGAGCAAGATGTTATAAGAAACATCGCTTATGGATTTGGCATAGATAAAGAGACGCTTGATGAGATAATCTATAAATTTGATAGCTTTTATGGCTCAAGATTTGGGGCAGACCGCGATGAGATGAGCCAAGAAAACGATGCATTTGAGGTTTTGGGACTTAGTAAAAATGCAAGCCTTGATGAGGTAAAGGCTCGCTACAAAGAGCTTGTGAGGCAGTATCATCCTGACATTTTGATGGGTAGGGGCGAGAGCAAAGAGGTGATAGAGCGCTCGACTAAGAAGCTTCAGGAGATAAACGAGGCTTATGGGCGATTAAAAGAGAAATTTGGAGTTTAG
- the purH gene encoding bifunctional phosphoribosylaminoimidazolecarboxamide formyltransferase/IMP cyclohydrolase has translation MRALLSVSDKEGIVEFAKGLEELGWQILSTGGTYKLLKSEGVKATEVSEFTASPEMFEGRVKTLHPKIHGGILHKRDDDTHMAQAKEYGIEGIDLVCVNLYPFKETTIRTDDFAEIIENIDIGGPAMVRSAAKNFKDVLIVTNVLDYDEILKRLREKSDDFEFRRSLMIKAYEHTAAYDSTIANYMNDRFNGGFGDARFIVGSKVFDTRYGENPHQKGALYEFDYFFTNNFRALKGEASFNNMTDINGALMLATSFDDAPAVAIIKHANPCGFAVKDTLLDSYEAALKCDPISAYGGVVAINGTLDEKLAKKINEIYVEVIIAANVDEAALKVFESKKRIKIFTQDNKFLVRSNDKFDFKHVDGGFVFQERDYVKDEELENMKQMSKKFATGSELKDAQIAWKVAALTKSNCVVYVKDGAMVAIGMGMTSRVDAARAAVAKAKELKIDLNGCVLASEAFFPFRDSIDIASKVGVKCVIEPGGSIRDDEVIEAANEHGMSLYFTGVRHFLH, from the coding sequence ATGAGAGCATTGCTTAGCGTTAGCGATAAAGAGGGCATTGTAGAGTTTGCAAAGGGGCTGGAAGAGCTTGGCTGGCAGATACTTTCAACCGGCGGCACCTATAAACTTTTAAAGAGCGAGGGTGTCAAAGCTACTGAAGTTAGTGAATTTACAGCTTCACCTGAGATGTTTGAGGGCAGGGTAAAGACGCTTCATCCAAAGATACATGGTGGCATTTTGCACAAACGTGACGACGATACGCACATGGCTCAGGCAAAGGAGTATGGCATCGAGGGCATAGACCTAGTTTGCGTAAATTTATATCCATTTAAAGAGACTACCATCAGGACTGATGACTTTGCCGAGATCATCGAAAATATCGACATTGGTGGCCCAGCCATGGTAAGAAGTGCGGCTAAAAATTTTAAAGACGTGCTAATTGTCACAAATGTGCTTGACTACGACGAAATTTTAAAGCGTCTAAGAGAAAAAAGCGATGATTTTGAGTTTAGAAGATCGCTGATGATAAAGGCTTACGAGCACACAGCGGCCTACGACAGCACGATCGCAAACTATATGAATGATAGATTTAATGGCGGTTTTGGCGATGCTAGATTTATCGTGGGAAGTAAGGTTTTTGATACAAGATACGGTGAAAACCCTCACCAAAAAGGGGCACTTTATGAGTTTGATTATTTCTTCACAAACAACTTTAGAGCCTTAAAAGGCGAGGCAAGTTTCAATAATATGACCGATATAAATGGCGCCTTGATGCTTGCAACTAGTTTTGATGACGCGCCAGCTGTGGCTATTATCAAGCACGCTAACCCTTGCGGCTTTGCAGTAAAAGATACTTTGCTTGATAGCTACGAGGCCGCACTTAAATGCGATCCGATCTCAGCTTACGGCGGTGTAGTCGCAATAAATGGCACACTTGATGAAAAACTAGCTAAAAAGATAAATGAAATTTATGTTGAGGTAATAATTGCTGCAAATGTTGATGAAGCAGCTCTTAAAGTATTTGAGAGTAAAAAACGTATCAAAATTTTCACTCAAGACAATAAATTTTTAGTTCGCTCAAATGATAAATTTGACTTTAAGCACGTTGATGGCGGATTTGTATTTCAAGAAAGAGACTATGTAAAAGACGAAGAGCTTGAAAATATGAAGCAAATGAGTAAGAAATTTGCAACTGGTAGCGAGCTAAAAGATGCTCAGATCGCGTGGAAAGTAGCTGCGCTAACGAAGAGCAACTGCGTGGTTTATGTAAAAGATGGCGCAATGGTGGCTATTGGCATGGGTATGACAAGCCGCGTTGATGCTGCTCGTGCGGCCGTGGCAAAGGCAAAAGAACTAAAGATCGATCTAAACGGCTGCGTACTTGCAAGCGAAGCGTTCTTCCCATTTAGAGATAGTATCGATATCGCTAGTAAGGTCGGCGTAAAATGCGTCATCGAGCCAGGTGGTAGCATCAGAGATGATGAGGTGATAGAGGCTGCCAATGAGCATGGCATGTCACTATACTTCACTGGCGTTAGACACTTTTTACACTAA
- the msrB gene encoding peptide-methionine (R)-S-oxide reductase MsrB: protein MKKILKFILMAAVLFGLNLMAKDELIKEQTMAGQNLKEIYLAGGCFWGMQGYFKKIFGVVDTKVGYANGKSENTSYRELHESDHAETLYVKYDENRVALAEILAHFFRVIDPTSLNKQGNDVGRQYRSGIYYVSESDLPTIESFMKIEQKKFKDKIVVEVAPLKNFVLGEEYHQDYLDKNPFGYCHIDLDLANKPLYDEAKFKPLSKDELKKNLSSEQYAVTQEAATERPFSSEYDKFDKKGIYVDITSGKPLFSSADKFDAGCGWPSFTKPITTTALSYKEDNSFMMKRVEVKSQNSDAHLGHVFDDGPSDKGGLRYCINGASLKFIPLEDMARLGYEEFIPYVK from the coding sequence ATGAAAAAGATCTTAAAATTTATCTTAATGGCGGCAGTACTTTTTGGTCTAAATTTGATGGCAAAAGATGAGCTTATAAAGGAGCAGACGATGGCAGGGCAAAATTTAAAAGAAATTTATCTAGCAGGTGGTTGCTTTTGGGGTATGCAGGGATATTTTAAAAAGATATTTGGCGTAGTGGATACAAAGGTAGGCTATGCAAATGGCAAGAGCGAAAATACTAGCTACCGCGAGCTTCATGAGAGCGATCATGCTGAGACACTTTATGTAAAATACGACGAAAACAGAGTCGCTTTGGCTGAAATTTTGGCTCATTTTTTTAGAGTGATCGACCCGACCTCATTAAATAAACAAGGCAATGACGTTGGTAGGCAATATAGAAGTGGAATTTACTATGTGAGCGAAAGTGATCTGCCAACGATAGAGAGCTTTATGAAAATAGAGCAAAAGAAATTTAAAGATAAGATCGTGGTTGAGGTGGCACCACTTAAAAATTTCGTCTTAGGTGAGGAGTATCATCAAGACTATCTTGATAAAAATCCTTTTGGATATTGTCACATTGACCTAGATTTAGCTAATAAACCGCTTTACGATGAGGCAAAATTTAAGCCACTCAGTAAAGACGAGTTAAAGAAAAATTTAAGTAGCGAGCAGTATGCCGTGACACAAGAAGCGGCGACTGAGAGGCCATTTAGCAGCGAGTATGATAAATTCGATAAAAAAGGAATTTATGTAGATATAACGAGTGGAAAGCCACTTTTCTCAAGTGCAGATAAATTTGATGCAGGATGTGGCTGGCCAAGCTTTACAAAGCCTATCACGACAACAGCTCTTTCATATAAGGAGGACAACTCGTTTATGATGAAAAGGGTCGAAGTTAAGTCGCAAAATAGTGACGCGCACCTTGGGCATGTTTTTGACGATGGCCCAAGCGATAAGGGTGGGCTAAGATATTGCATAAACGGCGCGAGTCTTAAATTTATACCGCTTGAAGATATGGCAAGACTAGGGTATGAGGAATTTATACCTTATGTAAAATAG
- a CDS encoding peptidase M50 translates to MLLNTYAPPFKLVGGYFIAGILFLALSVPAFFYADFDAISSLNTAGFLHIFFVGFVMSIIIGALYQLTSVILEKPFFTAKGAILNLVIFCLSLLGMCYGMLFAEAKILQISGVLLFCSLAFFATTYALSFMDNEKKSFAAFALFVSAIFLLIGITLGFCLLMILSGTLMLDFEMTLKFHVYFVLGFVFLVILGAASVLLPMFALAHDLKFTLSKASLACYILGGILLAFNENLSILSICVAALLFIAQALYILKKRIRKAYDYWNVNIVLSLLALLGAAVFIALDKLNLAAYFLIYGFLFAFIVAHLYKIAPFLIWYHYVAPFVGKVKVPLLDAMILKKIAYFGIAFNAISLLCYLFSTCFELEILVHVGMIFIALSIVLLSINIINIFRFTGFKG, encoded by the coding sequence ATGCTTTTAAATACTTACGCACCACCATTTAAGTTAGTCGGTGGATATTTTATTGCTGGAATTTTGTTTTTGGCATTAAGTGTGCCGGCATTCTTTTATGCAGATTTTGATGCGATTAGCTCACTAAACACAGCTGGTTTTTTGCATATATTTTTTGTTGGCTTTGTTATGAGCATTATCATCGGAGCGCTCTATCAGCTAACCTCAGTAATTTTAGAAAAGCCATTTTTTACCGCAAAAGGTGCTATTTTAAATTTGGTTATTTTTTGTCTATCGTTGCTGGGCATGTGCTACGGGATGTTATTTGCTGAGGCTAAAATTTTACAAATTAGTGGAGTTTTGCTTTTTTGCTCGCTCGCTTTTTTTGCAACGACTTACGCATTAAGCTTTATGGATAATGAAAAAAAGAGCTTTGCGGCCTTTGCACTTTTTGTTTCAGCTATCTTTTTGCTAATTGGAATAACGCTTGGTTTTTGCTTGCTTATGATACTTAGTGGCACGCTGATGCTTGATTTTGAGATGACACTAAAATTTCACGTTTATTTTGTGCTGGGATTTGTATTTCTTGTGATACTTGGAGCTGCTAGCGTACTCCTACCTATGTTTGCATTGGCTCACGATCTAAAATTTACACTTAGCAAGGCCTCACTAGCATGCTATATTTTGGGTGGTATCTTGCTAGCTTTTAATGAAAATTTATCTATTTTGTCAATATGTGTGGCAGCTTTACTTTTTATAGCTCAAGCGCTTTATATTTTAAAAAAACGCATTAGAAAGGCGTATGATTACTGGAATGTAAATATCGTACTTTCACTGCTGGCTTTACTTGGTGCTGCTGTTTTTATAGCTTTGGATAAATTAAATTTAGCTGCATATTTTTTAATATATGGCTTTTTGTTTGCTTTTATCGTAGCTCATCTTTACAAGATCGCACCATTTCTCATATGGTATCACTACGTAGCACCTTTTGTTGGAAAGGTAAAAGTGCCACTTCTTGATGCCATGATACTAAAAAAGATAGCTTATTTTGGTATAGCTTTTAATGCTATCTCGCTTCTTTGCTATCTTTTCTCAACTTGCTTTGAACTAGAAATTTTAGTACATGTAGGTATGATTTTTATAGCTCTTAGTATAGTTTTGCTATCAATCAATATAATAAATATTTTTAGATTTACTGGTTTTAAAGGATAA
- a CDS encoding metal-sulfur cluster assembly factor has protein sequence MKEKIYNALSNIVDPEVGFDIVSLGLIYDASCDENGKAKVTMTLSTKSCPLHEMILGWVETAVLDIEGVKECEIDLVWEPEWNIQMASDFVKAQLGV, from the coding sequence ATGAAAGAAAAAATTTATAACGCACTGTCAAATATCGTTGATCCAGAAGTTGGCTTTGATATCGTTTCGCTCGGACTTATATATGATGCGAGCTGCGATGAGAATGGCAAAGCAAAAGTTACTATGACGCTTTCAACTAAATCTTGCCCACTGCACGAAATGATACTTGGCTGGGTAGAAACAGCCGTGCTTGATATAGAAGGTGTCAAAGAGTGCGAGATCGACCTTGTTTGGGAGCCTGAGTGGAATATACAAATGGCAAGTGATTTTGTAAAAGCACAACTTGGAGTTTAA
- the ftsZ gene encoding cell division protein FtsZ, with amino-acid sequence MSSFTVEENKSIYGAKIKVVGVGGGGGNMVNHIIRVNPNLNIDLIVANTDAKALENSLAHTKIQLGEKTTKGLGAGMRPEIGKAAAEESYDEVKSALETSDIVFIGTGLGGGTGTGAAPVVAQAAKDIGALTVAVVTMPFMFEGKKRRKLADCGLEELRKESDSIVVIPNDKLLTLIDKNAGIKESFEMVDEVLARAVNGMSTIVLDSGKSDINLDFADVRTIMSHRGLALMGVGEASGEDAAQEAIKNAIQSPLLDNMTINGAFGILVHFRISPSCPLADINNAMSIIHEAADEDAEIIFGTTTDDKIEDNKVEVTIIATGFQSSQKEAEKKDEVQTSNANDIIKKERILRLKKVSGGYDEDYMSQLDVPSFMRHQMD; translated from the coding sequence ATGAGTAGCTTCACAGTAGAAGAAAATAAAAGCATCTATGGTGCAAAGATAAAGGTCGTAGGTGTAGGTGGAGGTGGTGGCAATATGGTCAACCACATAATAAGAGTTAATCCAAATTTAAATATAGATCTTATTGTTGCCAATACAGATGCTAAGGCTCTTGAAAATTCTCTTGCACATACAAAAATACAGCTTGGAGAAAAGACAACAAAAGGCCTAGGTGCAGGCATGAGACCTGAAATAGGAAAAGCTGCTGCTGAAGAGAGCTACGATGAAGTAAAAAGTGCACTTGAGACATCAGATATAGTTTTCATTGGTACAGGACTCGGTGGCGGAACTGGTACTGGTGCTGCTCCAGTTGTTGCTCAAGCTGCAAAAGATATTGGTGCACTAACAGTTGCAGTTGTTACTATGCCTTTTATGTTTGAAGGAAAAAAACGTAGAAAATTGGCTGATTGTGGCCTTGAGGAACTTAGAAAAGAAAGCGATTCTATTGTTGTCATTCCAAACGATAAACTCCTAACATTAATTGATAAAAATGCTGGTATAAAAGAAAGCTTCGAAATGGTCGATGAAGTACTTGCAAGAGCCGTCAATGGCATGAGTACGATCGTACTTGATTCAGGAAAAAGCGATATAAATCTAGACTTTGCAGATGTTAGAACGATTATGAGCCATAGAGGACTAGCTTTAATGGGTGTTGGCGAAGCAAGTGGCGAGGATGCAGCGCAAGAAGCTATAAAAAATGCTATACAATCACCACTTCTTGATAACATGACAATAAATGGTGCATTTGGTATTTTAGTTCATTTTAGAATAAGCCCTAGTTGCCCACTAGCTGATATCAATAATGCGATGAGTATTATTCATGAGGCAGCGGATGAAGATGCTGAAATTATATTTGGTACAACAACTGATGACAAAATAGAAGACAATAAAGTTGAAGTTACAATAATAGCCACAGGTTTTCAAAGCTCACAAAAAGAAGCTGAGAAAAAAGATGAAGTACAAACTTCTAATGCAAACGATATCATAAAAAAAGAGCGTATATTAAGACTTAAAAAAGTTAGTGGTGGATATGACGAAGACTATATGTCACAGCTTGATGTGCCATCATTTATGCGCCATCAAATGGACTAA
- the ftsA gene encoding cell division protein FtsA, translated as MSTKILGIDIGSFQICAVIAQHDENGIKIIGIGTEKTQGIRKGVITNIEQAAKSIKNALIEAQRVAGTRYEKVIVSISGAYTKSVDSSGVVNIPNHEIGIKEIERAMQMADHTADIPHEYEKLHVLPYNFKVDGQEHIEDPIGMNGSRLEVQTHIVTVQKSSISNLRKAANLAGVQLDNIVLSGYASAIATLTKDEKELGAALVDMGGATCNLVVHSGNSIRYNEFLPVGSANITNDLSMALHTPLPKAEEIKLGYGALINKSVDLIELPILGDETKSHEVSLDIISNVIYARAEETLMVLAKMLEDSGYKDSIGAGIILTGGMTKLEGIRDLASAIFDKMPVRIAKTKEMDGLFEILRDPANSCAIGLCLYGAGNFSPYEIDSEKKMRYQGEIASKPKANFRNVFVEEENVQNFGQEVQDPNEKEDSFSDKDFELEVANKSKNKEELANIADISKQEKKPNAFAKFWYSITQLF; from the coding sequence TTGAGTACAAAAATTTTAGGTATAGATATCGGCTCTTTCCAGATTTGTGCAGTAATAGCACAACATGATGAAAATGGTATTAAGATAATTGGAATTGGAACTGAAAAAACACAAGGAATAAGAAAAGGTGTTATAACCAATATTGAGCAAGCTGCAAAGTCAATAAAAAATGCATTAATAGAAGCACAAAGAGTTGCAGGAACACGCTATGAAAAAGTCATAGTTTCTATTTCTGGTGCGTATACAAAAAGCGTTGACAGTAGTGGTGTAGTAAATATACCAAATCATGAAATAGGTATAAAAGAGATCGAACGTGCTATGCAAATGGCCGATCATACAGCTGATATACCTCATGAGTATGAAAAGCTACATGTTCTTCCTTACAATTTTAAAGTAGATGGACAAGAACATATTGAAGATCCAATAGGCATGAATGGTAGCAGGCTAGAAGTTCAAACACATATTGTTACAGTACAAAAGTCATCTATTAGCAACCTAAGAAAAGCCGCAAATTTAGCAGGTGTTCAACTAGATAACATAGTCCTTTCAGGATATGCTTCTGCGATAGCAACATTAACAAAAGATGAGAAAGAGCTTGGTGCTGCACTTGTTGATATGGGTGGCGCTACTTGTAATCTTGTAGTACATTCTGGAAATTCTATAAGATACAATGAATTTTTACCTGTTGGCTCAGCAAATATTACAAATGATCTTTCTATGGCTCTGCATACACCTCTTCCAAAGGCAGAAGAGATAAAATTAGGTTATGGTGCTTTAATAAATAAGTCAGTTGATTTAATAGAGCTTCCGATCCTTGGAGATGAAACAAAAAGTCATGAAGTTTCACTAGACATAATATCAAATGTTATATATGCCAGAGCAGAAGAAACCCTTATGGTACTTGCTAAGATGCTAGAAGATAGCGGCTATAAAGATAGCATTGGTGCTGGAATAATACTTACTGGCGGTATGACTAAGTTAGAAGGTATTAGAGATCTTGCATCTGCGATATTTGATAAAATGCCAGTTCGTATAGCAAAAACAAAAGAAATGGATGGATTATTTGAAATTTTAAGAGATCCAGCAAATTCTTGTGCTATAGGGCTTTGTTTATATGGTGCTGGCAACTTTAGCCCATACGAGATTGATTCTGAGAAAAAAATGAGATACCAAGGGGAAATAGCCTCAAAACCAAAAGCAAATTTTAGAAATGTTTTTGTAGAAGAGGAAAATGTACAAAATTTTGGACAAGAGGTGCAGGATCCAAATGAAAAAGAGGATAGTTTTTCAGATAAAGATTTTGAATTAGAGGTAGCAAATAAATCAAAAAACAAAGAAGAGCTTGCCAATATTGCAGATATTAGCAAACAAGAAAAAAAGCCAAATGCTTTTGCAAAATTTTGGTATAGTATTACACAATTATTTTAA
- a CDS encoding peptidylprolyl isomerase encodes MLSWMQKHKKYLVVTIWVSTIAFVGAGFVGWGAYDLNSNRATSVAKVGHRNISIQELQQKYDSLYQYYNNLFDGKLTQEKANELGLQNAALQATIQENLLLNFADDIGLSVSKDDILKYIIADPTFQKDGAFDKNLYYDILRRARINPTDFEENLKLTILLDKLRTILNLPANKEDIAMMEASFFMQDKLAIQIINANQSDIKIDEKELKDLWETNKNNYMTKTIYGLETYFIESNKNDVNQTTLSDYYNENKERYKGSDDKIKSFDEVKTEVIKDYNIEKSKTDALKKYTSIKKAELATNEFVSVNEDNATFSLDEIKGAKVGEIIKPFTYKDGYLIVRVKSITPPQPMSFEQARVMVLEIYKDKKKKENLTTMAKESLQNFKGTDIGFISRDINSSISGLNESETRAFVSQLFETNNKKDYVILEDKAVIYDILEQRLLVDNMDNNYKQITQQNVTMLKNNELIKDLTNKLKKYYEIKEYIKR; translated from the coding sequence ATGTTGTCTTGGATGCAAAAACATAAAAAATACCTAGTTGTTACCATTTGGGTAAGTACAATAGCCTTTGTTGGAGCAGGCTTTGTAGGCTGGGGAGCATATGATTTAAACAGCAATCGAGCCACCTCAGTAGCAAAAGTAGGACACAGAAATATAAGCATTCAAGAACTACAACAAAAATACGATAGCTTATATCAATACTATAACAATCTTTTCGATGGCAAATTAACACAAGAAAAGGCTAATGAGTTAGGATTACAAAATGCTGCACTTCAGGCTACAATTCAAGAGAATTTACTATTAAATTTTGCAGACGATATAGGTCTTAGTGTTAGCAAAGATGATATTTTAAAATATATAATCGCGGATCCAACATTTCAAAAAGATGGTGCTTTTGATAAAAATTTATACTACGATATTTTAAGAAGAGCTAGAATAAATCCAACTGATTTTGAAGAAAATTTAAAACTAACAATACTACTTGATAAACTTAGAACTATTTTAAATTTACCAGCCAACAAAGAAGACATTGCAATGATGGAAGCAAGCTTTTTTATGCAAGACAAATTAGCAATACAGATAATAAATGCTAATCAAAGTGATATAAAAATAGATGAAAAAGAGCTAAAGGATCTTTGGGAAACAAATAAAAACAACTATATGACAAAGACCATATACGGTCTAGAAACATACTTTATAGAGTCAAATAAAAATGATGTAAATCAAACTACTTTGAGTGACTACTATAACGAAAATAAGGAGAGATATAAAGGCTCTGATGATAAAATCAAATCATTTGACGAAGTAAAGACTGAAGTTATTAAAGACTACAATATCGAGAAAAGCAAGACTGATGCTTTAAAAAAATATACCTCTATCAAAAAAGCCGAGCTTGCAACAAATGAATTTGTTAGTGTAAATGAAGATAATGCGACATTCTCACTTGATGAAATAAAAGGGGCAAAAGTTGGTGAGATTATAAAACCATTTACATATAAAGATGGATATTTGATAGTTAGAGTAAAAAGCATAACTCCTCCACAACCTATGAGTTTTGAACAAGCAAGAGTAATGGTACTTGAAATTTACAAAGATAAAAAGAAAAAAGAAAACTTAACAACTATGGCAAAAGAGTCTTTACAAAATTTCAAAGGAACTGATATAGGCTTTATTAGTAGAGATATAAATAGCTCTATCTCAGGACTAAATGAAAGTGAGACTAGAGCTTTTGTTTCTCAACTTTTTGAAACTAACAATAAAAAAGATTATGTTATATTAGAGGATAAGGCCGTTATATACGATATTTTGGAACAAAGGTTGCTTGTAGATAATATGGATAATAACTATAAGCAAATAACACAGCAAAACGTTACAATGCTTAAAAATAATGAGTTAATAAAAGATTTAACAAACAAACTGAAAAAATACTATGAAATTAAAGAATATATCAAAAGGTAA
- a CDS encoding class II aldolase and adducin N-terminal domain-containing protein — translation MELEHSINEIKTISLSMFRKNFFGVFHGSISARVEKNQFIINKQNAIFDNLKDDDLTLLSSKKDYRWNEASLDADIHLNIYKNINEARFVCYAIPPYATAYAMKHEKIVPKDYFGYMRFDKISVYDPKQYDDWYERAETEIYRYMLEKNTNIIIVKGYGIYAYSRSPQLLAKEIALLENSCKLLHLTSGYSDYSI, via the coding sequence ATGGAGCTAGAACACTCAATAAATGAGATAAAAACGATATCACTTTCTATGTTTAGAAAGAATTTTTTTGGCGTCTTTCATGGCTCGATTTCGGCAAGAGTCGAAAAAAATCAATTTATAATCAATAAACAAAATGCCATTTTTGATAATTTAAAAGATGATGATTTGACACTTCTTTCATCAAAAAAAGACTATCGTTGGAATGAAGCTAGTCTTGATGCTGATATACACTTAAATATTTATAAAAATATAAATGAGGCAAGATTTGTTTGCTACGCGATACCACCATACGCAACTGCCTACGCGATGAAACATGAAAAAATTGTACCGAAAGATTATTTTGGGTATATGAGATTTGATAAAATTTCTGTTTATGATCCAAAACAATATGATGACTGGTATGAACGTGCAGAAACTGAAATTTATAGATATATGCTAGAAAAAAACACAAACATTATTATCGTTAAAGGATATGGCATTTACGCATACAGTAGAAGCCCTCAGCTTCTTGCAAAAGAGATAGCTTTGCTAGAAAATAGCTGCAAATTGCTTCATTTAACTAGTGGTTATAGCGATTATAGTATTTAA
- the rsmH gene encoding 16S rRNA (cytosine(1402)-N(4))-methyltransferase RsmH, which produces MQSPHISVLLDEVLSFFKNLNGNFIDCTLGYAGHSSAILSQNENLNLIACDRDNEAINFSLKKLEPFGSRVKIYKSNFSELISKLSGDEISNVRAILADIGVSSLQIDKDDRGFSIGSNTLDMRMDKERSFSAYDVVNGYSFDELVRIFRDYGELKNASGIANKIINARNLAKITSAKELANLIGTAQIKGRGVSPAILAFQAIRIEVNGELDELTNLLDSIEKGGFKDCLVAIITFHSLEDRIVKERFKKWANSCICPPGIYRCECGNNHELGEILTKKPLTASQSELAQNSRSKSAKLRVFKIIR; this is translated from the coding sequence TTGCAAAGTCCACATATCAGTGTTTTACTTGATGAAGTTCTATCCTTTTTTAAAAATTTAAATGGAAATTTTATAGATTGCACGCTTGGATATGCTGGACACTCTAGTGCTATTTTGTCTCAAAATGAAAATTTAAATTTGATCGCTTGCGATAGAGACAACGAAGCTATAAATTTCTCACTCAAAAAACTTGAGCCATTTGGCAGCAGAGTGAAAATTTATAAGAGCAATTTCTCTGAGCTTATTAGCAAGCTTAGTGGCGATGAAATTTCAAATGTTAGAGCAATTTTAGCTGATATTGGCGTTAGCTCTTTGCAGATAGATAAAGATGATAGAGGCTTTAGTATCGGCTCAAACACACTTGATATGCGTATGGATAAAGAGCGAAGTTTTAGTGCATATGACGTGGTAAATGGCTACTCTTTTGATGAGTTAGTTAGGATTTTTAGGGATTATGGTGAGCTAAAAAATGCCTCTGGGATCGCAAACAAGATAATAAATGCTAGAAATTTAGCCAAGATAACAAGCGCAAAAGAGCTAGCAAATTTGATCGGCACGGCTCAGATAAAAGGACGAGGAGTTAGCCCTGCGATACTGGCTTTTCAGGCGATCAGGATAGAGGTAAATGGCGAGCTAGACGAGCTAACAAATTTGCTTGATAGTATAGAAAAGGGCGGTTTTAAAGATTGCTTAGTGGCGATCATAACATTTCACTCACTTGAAGACAGGATCGTAAAAGAGCGCTTCAAAAAGTGGGCAAACAGCTGTATCTGCCCGCCTGGTATCTACCGATGTGAGTGCGGAAATAACCACGAGTTAGGCGAAATTTTAACCAAAAAGCCACTAACAGCAAGCCAAAGTGAGCTAGCGCAAAACTCACGAAGCAAGAGCGCAAAACTGCGTGTTTTTAAGATAATAAGATAA